The window GAATTTCAAAGGGAATGGTAAGCGAGGATGAACCTCTTTCCAACCAAATATCATTTAAAACATGTACTCTGGTATCAATTAAAATACGTTCAAAGCGCGACATATCGTAAGGTGCTAGTGGCACTTTTTTATTCATTACGTGAGACGGCAGGAGCTGCTCGAGAGCGTTATCTTTTAAAACTTCTCTCACATTCATAATAGAACCGTATTTCTCTTCCTGATTATTTTCTTCATTGATGGAGCTCGTCAAAAAGGAAAGATCGATCTGCACATTTTGAGGTATAACTGTAATCTCTTCATGAAACTGCGGCAGTAAATTTGCCAAAATAGGAACATAACACTCTCTAAACAACATACAATCTAGAGTCTCACTTATCAAAATGTCAAATTCTCGTGGTTCTTCTATTTGAAAAGTAATAGCATCTGCTTCATGGATATTTCTAAGGTATGCCTTAAGATTTAAATGTTCTATTAATTTTTGGGCTGCAGTCACCGAACTTGAGTTGATCTCTAGCAATTCAAATTGAACTTCCTCTGGTTTAAAATGTGGTGCTACAAGTGTAAATAATGGTGCATAAGGACCACAGCCTGCATAAAATATAGAAACTGTTTTGTCAGGATTAGCCTCTCGCTTATTGCGTATAGCTATTAGGATTGCTTTTACAAATTTCTCCGTTCTATGATAATCTAACAAGCATTGAGCTGCGTGGTTGAGACCTAATGCTTTTCCTTTAGAAGCTGGAATGGCAGCAAGATGCTCCATTTTTGAGTCATAACCAGAAATATCGGTGGCTTTTTGAAATTGTTGATGAATGGCGTCGATGCTGATTTTGAGATTTTCTTGATTCAGATGTTCATTTATAATGGAAGAGCCTAGCCCTTTGATGAGGTCTAGCGTATTAGTTTTTGACATGTATGAGGTTTTGGTGGTTGTCTGAATATTTTAGTCTCAATAATGAAATGAGGCCAATTAAATTAAAAGAATTTATTTTGTCAATCTTTAATTTTATAAAAAAGATTGATAAATAGTTAGGCTAGTGCTGTCCGTCTCAATTACTTCGTGGTCTAAGGCTCCATATTTCGTGAATAGGATCTCCTTTACTAGAAAAACCAGTATGATGCCATTCACCATCTTTTAAGTCATAGTTAAATTTCAAGTTCAATCCGACTTTTGAATTATTCTTTGAAAAGAATTCAATATTTTCAGAATACGCACCGTTTTCTGTGCTGTAAGTTCCGCCACCAGTTCCTTTAAATTCTTTAGTTTCTGTATTATATGCGATCCATTGAAATCTAGTTCCAGATAAAATTTTCATGGTCTTTCTTGGGCGGTTTGTATCTCTGGATTGAGTTTTTCCATCTTTAACTCTTCCTGACATTAACCATGCTCCTTGCAGTTGACCTGGAGTGCCATTATCAAGTCTTTTGAATTTCTCGCCATTTTCTTCAATTATAAATTCATTTTCATCAGTCATAGAAATTTCAAAACTAATTTCATTACCTACCATTTCAGGGTTGGAAGAATGAAATTCAACTGTTTCAGTTAAGGTATTATTATTTAAGTCCCACGTGCCTCCATTAGTCTCGATAAATTTACCGGTAGCAGAGTTATAAATTGTTGAAACTTGATAAGCTTCGGAAAATATAACTACTCGCTTTAAAGAATCTCCATCTTTTGATAAGGAGAAGTATTCCCAAGCACCTTTTAAGCCTT is drawn from Nonlabens dokdonensis DSW-6 and contains these coding sequences:
- a CDS encoding SAM-dependent methyltransferase; amino-acid sequence: MSKTNTLDLIKGLGSSIINEHLNQENLKISIDAIHQQFQKATDISGYDSKMEHLAAIPASKGKALGLNHAAQCLLDYHRTEKFVKAILIAIRNKREANPDKTVSIFYAGCGPYAPLFTLVAPHFKPEEVQFELLEINSSSVTAAQKLIEHLNLKAYLRNIHEADAITFQIEEPREFDILISETLDCMLFRECYVPILANLLPQFHEEITVIPQNVQIDLSFLTSSINEENNQEEKYGSIMNVREVLKDNALEQLLPSHVMNKKVPLAPYDMSRFERILIDTRVHVLNDIWLERGSSSLTIPFEIPLEQPFNFEFINFDYFIDPEIELKCGVE